The following proteins are co-located in the Triticum aestivum cultivar Chinese Spring chromosome 1A, IWGSC CS RefSeq v2.1, whole genome shotgun sequence genome:
- the LOC123183393 gene encoding uncharacterized protein, which yields MKSQYNMSIAHFDDTLKIIHELLPPESNLSEDFYQSKKLLEGLGMPYVKIDVCKNNCMLYYKDNKHKEKCDFCGTSRYEEGQKKIPRKVLRYLPLKDRLQRLYANEETAKLMRSHTPSGSDKMVHPRDGEAWQDFDKDFPEFSCDPRSVRLVIATDGFTPYSLVAAPYTCWPVFVAPLNLPPGFLLKPEFIFLSLVIPGPEHPGKNLGILMQPLADELMELWLGVNTWDASVKRNFLMKAAFLWSVHDFPAFGMFAGWSTHGKLACPECLSDSKSFTLPHGRKACWFDCHRRFLPPDHEFRTQANSFRKDTIVLEGPPRRLTGEEVRAHMVANVYDTDNYNKSHNWTHISCFWDLPYFDKLKLRHNIDVMHNEKNVAEAIWNTCFDIPNKTKDNVKARKDLEEICHRPKQHLHLKDNGKWFKPRAPFVIEKDDRLTILKWFEELKFTDGYAAGFKRGVSFQQRKIFGLKSHDYHIFMERLLPVAFRGFILEWYDYYHDSTLDFQQRTAADRVKEEFWNLFELHVDDEEDDSARIQIEQEANRIIDTYARKKVKDMLYQLRVDAVKLYYENQGEKLDDSMACARELEYEQYLQGRIPWCKEVAWPGLCRYWTSKEYKTNRGRGREARLKSEDIAQNRWGY from the exons ATGAAATCACAATACAACATGTCCATTGCACATTTTGATGATACCTTAAAAATAATCCATGAACTTTTGCCTCCTGAATCTAATTTGTCCGAAGACTTCTACCAATCCAAGAAACTCTTAGAAGGTCTTGGTATGCCATATGTTAAAATAGATGTGTGCAAAAATAATTGCATGTTGTATTACAAAGATAACAAACATAAAGAGAAGTGTGACTTTTGTGGCACATCTCGTTATGAGGAAGGCCAAAAGAAAATCCCACGTAAAGTTTTGCGGTACCTCCCTCTAAAAGATAGATTGCAAAGGTTGTATGCCAATGAGGAGACCGCAAAGCTTATGCGTTCTCACACTCCTTCCGGGTCTGATAAGATGGTCCACCCACGTGATGGTGAGGCTTGGCAAGATTTTGATAAGGATTTTCCAGAATTCTCATGTGATCCGAGAAGTGTGCGACTTGTCATAGCTACAGATGGTTTTACACCATATAGTTTGGTTGCTGCTCCATACACGTGTTGGCCAGTGTTTGTAGCTCCGTTAAACCTCCCCCCTGGTTTTCTCTTAAAGCCAGAGTTTATATTTCTTAGTCTTGTGATACCTGGTCCAGAACATCCTGGAAAGAATTTGGGCATTCTAATGCAACCATTAGCAGATGAGCTTATGGAACTGTGGCTGGGGGTTAATACATGGGATGCCTCTGTGAAGAGAAACTTTTTAATGAAAGCAGCTTTTCTATGGTCAGTCCATGATTTCCCTGCTTTTGGTATGTTTGCTGGGTGGAGCACTCATGGGAAGCTAGCTTGCCCAGAATGCTTGAGTGATTCAAAATCATTTACACTTCCGCATGGGCGTAAGGCTTGCTGGTTTGATTGCCATAGGCGCTTTCTACCTCCTGACCATGAGTTCAGAACCCAAGCCAATTCGTTTAGAAAGGATACAATAGTGCTTGAGGGGCCACCAAGGCGTTTGACAGGGGAGGAAGTGCGAGCTCACATGGTTGCAAATGTATATGACACAGATAACTATAATAAATCGCACAACTGGACCCACATAAGCTGCTTTTGGGATCTTCCATACTTTGATAAACTGAAGCTTAGGCAcaacatcgatgtgatgcacaaTGAGAAAAATGTAGCAGAAGCTATATGGAACACATGCTTTGACATTCCTAATAAAACTAAAGATaatgtgaaggcaagaaaagatcTAGAAGAAATATGCCATCGCCCTAAGCAGCATTTGCATTTGAAGGACAATGGGAAGTGGTTCAAGCCAAGGGCACCGTTTGTCATTGAGAAAGATGATAGGTTAACCATTCTTAAATGGTTTGAAGAGCTGAAATTTACCGATGGATATGCAGCGGGTTTTAAAAGAGGAGTTAGCTTCCAGCAAAGGAAGATTTTTGGGCTTAAAAGTCATGATTACCATATCTTCATGGAACGGCTGCTACCAGTTGCATTTCGTGGCTTCATTCTGGAGTGGTACGATTACTATCATGATTCGACTCTAGATTTTCAGCAGCGGACAGCCGCAGATCGTGTGAAGGAAGAGTTTTGG AACTTGTTTGAGCTGCATGTGGATGACGAGGAAGATGACAGTGCCCGAATCCAAATTGAGCAAGAGGCTAACCGGATTATTGACACATATGCAAGGAAAAAGGTGAAAGACATGTTGTACCAACTTCGTGTGGATGCTGTGAAGCTTTACTATGAGAATCAAGGAGAGAAGCTTGATGACTCGATGGCTTGTGCAAGAGAACTCGAATATGAGCAATACCTCCAGGGTAGGATACCATGGTGCAAGGAAGTTGCATGGCCTGGACTATGTCGTTATTGGACATCAAAGGAATACAAGACCAACAGGGGGAGGGGACGAGAAGCTCGCTTGAAATCTGAGGATATTGCTCAAAACCGATGGGGCTATTAA
- the LOC123183399 gene encoding uncharacterized protein: protein MAAATRILRPAGLPVPGEGLRRLVHTRQNSAPARGSQIQQKKKELYAASQPHWRPVTTAKKVIKWTAITLGAVAVGALATADGQDDWPECHGCGACVPKKCNQCGWNLPRPSAEAIQAASECGQASGAAQNQKETAEVK from the exons atggcggcggcgacgaggatcCTGCGCCCGGCGGGGCTTCCAGTTCCAGGGGAGGGGCTTCGCCGGCTCGTCCACACCCGCCAG AATTCCGCACCCGCCCGTGGGTCACAAATCCAGCAGAAGAAAAAGGAGCTGTACGCGGCTTCCCAGCCACACTG GCGCCCGGTAACTACAGCCAAAAAGGTGATCAAGTGGACTGCGATCACTCTTGGTGCGGTCGCTGTGGGTGCTCTTGCCACTGCAGATGGGCAGGACGATTGGCCTGAGTGTCATGGGTGTGGCGCATGTGTTCCCAAGAAGTGCAACCAGTGCGGGTGGAACCTCCCGCGTCCGAGCGCTGAAGCAATCCAGGCTGCCTCAGAGTGTGGCCAAGCAAGTGGAGCAGCGCAGAATCAAAAGGAAACTGCagaagtgaagtga
- the LOC123183406 gene encoding uncharacterized protein, whose protein sequence is MAASLRAGATRILRPAVLPGEGLRRLLHTHQRYETPRQYLSSQIQQKKEELYDLIALADVNSAASRVDKLLFRSLCTQVEPRPHDPQWRHIKRIDKICSWIMPTFVFVNIGATLCAIAGSAGSEGNLYTTERVRVPVELGSQREGGRKPVELGCLNEGVRKPVVLVRRREGEHKPKE, encoded by the exons ATGGCGGCTTCCCTCCGCGCGGGGGCGACGAGGATCCTGCGTCCGGCGGTGCTTCCAGGCGAGGGGCTTCGCCGGCTCCTCCACACCCACCAG CGTTACGAAACCCCCCGACAATACCTTTCGTCGCAaatccagcagaagaaagaggaGCTGTACGATCTCATCGCCCTCGCCGATGTCAATTCTGCGGCTTCCCGGGTGGACAAACTTCTGTTCAGGTCTCTCTGTACCCAAGTTGAGCCGAGACCACATGACCCTCAATG GCGCCACATAAAAAGGATCGATAAGATTTGCAGTTGGATTATGCCGACATTTGTTTTTGTTAATATTGGGGCCACTCTCTGTGCCATTGCTGGCTCTGCTGGATCAGAGGGAAATCTTTATACCACTGAGCGTGTGCGCGTGCCAGTGGAGCTCGGCAGCCAGCGTGAGGGTGGGCGCAAGCCAGTCGAGCTCGGATGCCTGAATGAGGGTGTGCGCAAGCCAGTAGTGCTCGTGCGCCGGCGTGAGGGTGAGCACAAGCCAAAGGAGTAA